DNA from Thermodesulfobacteriota bacterium:
AATTTGATAAATCTAAGCTTTTAATTGCCGGAGGGTTATATTCCTTACCTTCAGAGCTAACAAAGTCATACCGAGATAGTGTTAGTGATCCTAAAAAAGGCGCGCAGGTCGCCAAAATACTAAAGAAGATTGCAAAGAATTCTGAATATACCCTAGGAGGTTCGCACTATAAAAGAGTTCCAAGGGGCTATGATCCTGAGAATCCAAATGCTGATTTACTTTTGCATAATGGACTATATCTTTACCGGGAAGGACCAATTCCAAAAGAAGCTACTTCTAAGGATTTTCTAAACTATACATATGGAATATTTAAAGAAATGATGCCGCTACATGCTTGGCTAAGGGACAATGTTACTTCTTCTTAGTGTATTTGATCCTTGCCTTTTCTACCTTGCTAATATTTTTATTCGTCCATTTCTCAAGCTCTTTAAATATTGGGATAATCGTATTTCCTAAATCAGTCATAGAGTAGACTACTTTTGGCGGTATCTGGTTGTATTGTTTTCTTTTAATTATCCCATCTCTCTCTAGTTCTCTTAATTGTTGAGTCAGCATTCTTTGAGTTACTGCAGGGATTAATTTTCTAAGCTCGTTAAAGCGCCTTGGAGCTAAATTGATGAAATAAAGTATTTCAGGCTTCCATTTCCCTCCGAAGATATTAATTGATCCTGCTATTGGACATGCTTT
Protein-coding regions in this window:
- a CDS encoding DUF2461 family protein; the protein is FDKSKLLIAGGLYSLPSELTKSYRDSVSDPKKGAQVAKILKKIAKNSEYTLGGSHYKRVPRGYDPENPNADLLLHNGLYLYREGPIPKEATSKDFLNYTYGIFKEMMPLHAWLRDNVTSS
- a CDS encoding helix-turn-helix domain-containing protein, translated to MTASDEGKACPIAGSINIFGGKWKPEILYFINLAPRRFNELRKLIPAVTQRMLTQQLRELERDGIIKRKQYNQIPPKVVYSMTDLGNTIIPIFKELEKWTNKNISKVEKARIKYTKKK